The Sphingomonas sanxanigenens DSM 19645 = NX02 genome includes a region encoding these proteins:
- a CDS encoding flagellar hook-basal body protein, which produces MNGAFYVGAVGLNAHERALAIVSHNLSNINTTAFKRSAVRFTELVDAPSMTARADAVDPDTQVKLRSPSVSGVAATSVAPVFEQGDLKPTGGALDIALSGDGFIELAGPGNETLLWRGGTLKVDRDGYLATVEGIPLKAMISVPDDATALQIGRDGSVIANFGDEQSPREIGRIDLAMVRDPSALLRDEGGYYRVALDADLRVAAPGEDGAALLIQGSLESSNVELSNEMVSLLLMQRAYAASAQIVQAGDQLMAIANSLRR; this is translated from the coding sequence ATGAACGGTGCATTTTACGTCGGAGCGGTCGGCCTCAATGCGCATGAGCGTGCGCTGGCGATCGTCTCTCACAATCTGTCCAACATCAACACGACCGCCTTCAAGCGATCCGCGGTGCGCTTCACGGAACTGGTGGATGCGCCCTCGATGACCGCGCGCGCGGACGCTGTCGATCCGGACACCCAGGTCAAACTGCGCTCACCGTCCGTTTCTGGCGTCGCAGCAACGTCGGTTGCGCCGGTCTTCGAGCAGGGCGATCTGAAACCGACGGGCGGCGCGCTGGATATCGCATTGAGCGGCGATGGCTTCATCGAACTTGCAGGCCCGGGCAACGAGACCTTGTTGTGGCGCGGAGGCACGCTCAAGGTCGATCGCGATGGCTATCTCGCAACGGTCGAGGGTATCCCGCTCAAGGCGATGATCAGTGTTCCTGACGACGCGACGGCGCTCCAGATCGGCCGCGACGGCAGTGTCATCGCCAATTTCGGCGACGAGCAGTCGCCGCGTGAGATCGGTCGCATCGACCTCGCGATGGTGCGGGATCCGTCAGCCCTGCTGCGCGACGAGGGCGGCTATTATCGTGTCGCACTGGACGCTGATCTGCGGGTCGCTGCACCGGGCGAGGATGGCGCGGCCCTGCTAATCCAGGGCAGCCTTGAATCCTCGAATGTCGAGCTCTCGAACGAGATGGTGTCGCTGCTGCTGATGCAGCGCGCCTATGCAGCCAGCGCGCAGATCGTTCAGGCAGGTGACCAGCTTATGGCAATCGCGAACAGTCTGCGACGCTGA
- a CDS encoding flagellar hook-basal body protein yields the protein MAACEWKYPRVNNRFMGALIDIAGVILSRAERSAEIVGHNIANGTTPGFKRRIDFARLLDSRQTDNSTEESFERIDHSKGALVSTESMLDVALAGDGYFMLRSNDQTLYTRNGQFSRDADGRLTASGRAVTDMTGAEIRVGSGQIEITSDGILLEGGAPVGRLGVIDFVDRSRLRPIGDGAFTAPEDVEAIAVDRPMVHQRMIEASNVSTGTEMVAMMAALRRAEAGQRIASTYDDLMGRAITAFGQA from the coding sequence ATGGCTGCTTGCGAATGGAAATATCCTCGCGTAAACAACAGATTTATGGGGGCATTAATCGATATAGCGGGGGTCATACTCTCCCGCGCTGAACGAAGCGCGGAGATTGTCGGCCACAATATCGCCAACGGGACGACTCCGGGTTTCAAGCGAAGGATCGATTTCGCGCGTCTGCTGGACTCCCGACAGACAGACAATTCGACCGAAGAATCCTTCGAACGGATCGACCATTCGAAGGGGGCACTCGTTTCTACGGAGTCGATGCTCGACGTCGCGCTTGCGGGTGACGGCTATTTCATGCTGCGGTCGAATGACCAAACGCTTTATACCCGCAACGGCCAGTTTTCACGCGATGCAGACGGCAGATTGACGGCCAGCGGACGCGCCGTAACGGATATGACCGGGGCCGAGATCCGGGTTGGTTCCGGACAGATCGAGATCACCAGCGACGGAATTTTGCTCGAGGGCGGTGCTCCGGTGGGGCGACTTGGCGTCATCGATTTCGTCGATCGCTCGCGGCTGCGGCCGATCGGGGACGGCGCGTTCACCGCGCCCGAGGATGTCGAGGCGATCGCGGTCGATCGTCCCATGGTCCACCAGCGGATGATCGAGGCGTCCAACGTCTCGACCGGCACGGAGATGGTCGCGATGATGGCGGCGCTGAGAAGAGCCGAGGCGGGTCAACGCATCGCCAGCACCTATGATGACCTCATGGGACGCGCGATCACGGCATTCGGGCAGGCCTGA
- a CDS encoding flagellar biosynthesis protein FlhA, translating to MFATAVGKNQDLFLVGAVLAILMILFAPIPPAMLDMFIIMNFALALTILLLTFYVEKPVEFSTFPSLLLVGTLFRLSLNVAATRLILTQAHAGDVIDSIGSFAVQGSFIVGLVVFFILVVVQYIVVTSGAQRVSEVAARFVLDSVPGQQMSIDADLNMGLIDQNEAKRRRANLEKEASFYGAMDGASKFVKGDAIAGIIILLINIFAGWIIGVAQLGLGWYKALQTFTLLTIGDGIVTQVPALIISVATGIIVTRSASDRQLSTEVLRQLTSVPKIPLIVITALLILLALPGMPKWPILILMALMAALWFTLRRRTEAAETALFDEGEQEATEQGDMRAPPPIEILLGRDLSAHWQSYKAVLSERIAALRVQQEKSTGFTFPAVTFHDGASLAPNDYEIALFGARHASGHLYPEKTLAIRGTSTDARPLAGIEARDPAFGLPATWIDDDSRDEARGSGYTLVDPITALMTHLGEVVRVEMPTLLSRADVVAMLEGVRSRQPGLIEEMIPAIMSVSDIQRVLQALLAEEVPIRNIDLIIESLADVGRGTKDPAELNELVRQRLSHSICHSLRGHNDALSVLSLNPRIESQISDSIRRSDGNGMFVIEPRLAEQLVRKLAANADAMTSQGLAPVLLCGPDIRRHLKTFTRRSVPRLAVLSVNEIPHTIDLQSFAVISSE from the coding sequence ATGTTCGCGACCGCCGTCGGCAAGAACCAAGACCTGTTTCTCGTGGGGGCCGTGCTCGCGATCCTGATGATCCTGTTCGCGCCGATTCCGCCGGCAATGCTGGACATGTTCATCATCATGAACTTCGCGCTCGCGCTCACGATCCTGCTGCTGACCTTCTACGTCGAGAAGCCCGTTGAATTCTCCACCTTCCCCTCCCTGCTGCTGGTCGGGACATTGTTTCGGCTTTCGCTCAACGTCGCGGCGACGCGGCTGATCCTGACCCAGGCGCACGCGGGCGATGTCATCGATTCGATCGGCAGCTTCGCGGTGCAGGGCAGTTTCATCGTCGGCCTGGTGGTGTTCTTCATTCTCGTCGTGGTGCAGTACATCGTCGTAACGTCGGGCGCGCAACGCGTCTCGGAAGTGGCCGCACGCTTCGTGCTCGACTCCGTCCCCGGCCAGCAGATGAGCATCGACGCCGATCTCAACATGGGGCTGATCGACCAGAACGAAGCCAAGCGCCGGCGTGCCAATCTCGAGAAGGAAGCGTCCTTCTACGGCGCGATGGACGGCGCCAGCAAATTCGTGAAGGGCGACGCCATCGCCGGTATCATCATCCTGCTGATCAACATCTTCGCCGGCTGGATCATCGGCGTCGCCCAGCTCGGGCTCGGCTGGTATAAGGCACTTCAGACCTTCACCTTGCTGACGATCGGCGATGGCATCGTCACGCAGGTGCCGGCGCTGATCATATCGGTCGCGACCGGCATTATCGTGACGCGTTCCGCGTCGGACCGACAACTCAGCACCGAGGTGCTGCGGCAGCTGACCTCGGTGCCCAAGATTCCGCTCATCGTGATCACCGCGCTGCTCATCCTGCTCGCCCTTCCAGGAATGCCGAAATGGCCGATCCTGATCCTGATGGCGCTGATGGCGGCGTTGTGGTTCACGCTGCGCCGGCGGACGGAAGCCGCCGAAACCGCGCTCTTCGATGAAGGCGAGCAGGAAGCCACCGAGCAGGGCGACATGCGCGCGCCGCCACCGATCGAAATACTTCTCGGCCGCGATTTGAGCGCCCATTGGCAAAGCTACAAGGCGGTGTTGAGCGAACGCATCGCGGCACTGAGGGTCCAGCAGGAGAAATCCACGGGTTTTACCTTTCCCGCCGTCACGTTCCACGACGGCGCATCACTGGCGCCAAACGATTATGAAATTGCGCTGTTCGGCGCGCGCCATGCCTCGGGCCACCTCTATCCGGAGAAGACGCTGGCGATCCGCGGAACATCGACCGATGCCAGACCACTCGCCGGGATCGAAGCACGCGATCCTGCCTTCGGCCTTCCCGCAACATGGATCGACGATGACAGTCGCGATGAGGCGCGCGGCAGCGGCTACACATTGGTCGACCCGATCACCGCGCTGATGACCCATCTCGGCGAGGTGGTGCGAGTCGAAATGCCGACATTGCTGTCGCGCGCCGATGTCGTCGCGATGCTTGAGGGCGTGCGCTCGCGGCAGCCGGGGCTGATCGAGGAGATGATTCCGGCCATCATGTCGGTATCGGATATCCAGCGCGTTCTGCAGGCGCTCCTCGCGGAAGAAGTTCCGATCCGCAACATCGACCTGATCATCGAGAGTCTCGCCGACGTCGGACGCGGAACAAAGGATCCGGCGGAACTCAACGAGTTGGTGCGCCAGCGCCTCTCGCACAGCATCTGTCACAGCCTGCGTGGGCACAATGACGCGCTGTCGGTGCTGAGCCTCAACCCGCGGATCGAATCGCAGATTTCCGACAGCATCCGGCGCAGTGACGGCAATGGCATGTTCGTCATCGAACCGCGCCTTGCCGAGCAGCTGGTTCGCAAGCTGGCTGCCAACGCCGACGCGATGACCAGCCAGGGACTGGCGCCGGTGCTTCTGTGCGGTCCCGATATTCGCCGCCATCTCAAGACGTTTACGCGCCGAAGCGTTCCAAGGCTTGCCGTCCTGTCGGTCAACGAAATTCCGCATACGATCGATCTGCAGTCGTTCGCGGTCATCTCCAGCGAATAG
- a CDS encoding EscU/YscU/HrcU family type III secretion system export apparatus switch protein: MSGEESEQDKSELPSQHKLRKAREQGQVARGMDLGFFATLAAGLLVFWLSGERFVEAMARAMREAFVGTSSPDRGAILHTISGTAVDVMGPVLTLAASVFGVALLLELIQTGVVFSAKPLKPDFSKLNPAKGLKRIFSMRMLIETAKNVVKLAVYATVAWMVIDQVRMHVLAMPDAFHLAAELHHTGLRLLAWFTLIALLFVVFDQLIVRRDFTKKMRMSRREVRREHREREGEPRLKQRRKQLHAEFVKLSQSLRGIRGADMLVVNPIHYAVALRYDRNRDTAPLIVARGSNAIALRLRRLAFLHGVIIIEDPVLARALFRRGALDRMIPEDLYRPVAAHYRALPATQH, translated from the coding sequence ATGAGCGGCGAGGAATCAGAACAGGACAAGTCCGAGCTGCCAAGCCAGCACAAGCTGCGCAAGGCGCGCGAGCAGGGTCAGGTTGCGCGCGGCATGGATCTCGGCTTCTTCGCCACGCTCGCGGCCGGATTGCTTGTGTTCTGGCTGTCGGGCGAACGCTTCGTCGAGGCAATGGCGCGGGCGATGCGCGAGGCATTCGTCGGAACGAGCTCGCCCGACCGGGGCGCGATCCTTCATACCATCTCCGGCACCGCCGTCGATGTGATGGGTCCGGTTCTGACGCTGGCCGCCAGCGTCTTTGGCGTCGCGTTGCTGCTCGAGTTGATCCAGACAGGGGTGGTGTTCTCGGCCAAGCCGCTCAAGCCCGATTTCAGCAAGCTGAACCCGGCGAAGGGTCTGAAGCGCATCTTCTCCATGCGGATGCTGATCGAAACCGCCAAGAATGTCGTGAAGCTTGCCGTTTATGCGACCGTCGCATGGATGGTGATCGATCAGGTGCGGATGCACGTCCTTGCGATGCCGGACGCGTTCCACCTCGCGGCCGAGCTCCATCATACGGGGCTGCGCCTCCTGGCGTGGTTCACGCTCATCGCGCTGCTGTTCGTCGTCTTCGATCAGTTGATCGTCCGCCGCGATTTCACAAAGAAGATGCGGATGAGCCGACGCGAAGTGCGCCGCGAGCATCGCGAACGCGAAGGCGAGCCGCGGCTCAAGCAACGGCGGAAGCAATTGCACGCCGAGTTCGTCAAGCTCAGCCAGAGTCTGCGTGGGATCCGGGGTGCCGATATGCTCGTCGTGAACCCGATCCACTATGCCGTCGCGCTGCGCTACGATCGCAACCGGGATACGGCGCCATTGATCGTGGCACGGGGTAGCAATGCCATCGCTCTGCGGCTGCGTCGGCTCGCCTTCCTCCATGGGGTGATAATCATCGAGGATCCCGTACTTGCGAGAGCCCTTTTCCGCCGGGGCGCGCTCGACCGCATGATCCCCGAAGATCTCTACCGCCCGGTTGCCGCGCATTACCGCGCTTTGCCTGCCACGCAGCACTGA
- a CDS encoding flagellar biosynthetic protein FliR, translating into MLMSLRVAPALSFAPPFALIRVPALPRALFGMGLAACLISGRPELIPTSLQSGAIAAAAARELILGGLFATALHLSFSGLYIIGRTIDIQAGFGLSLLIDPTTRGQTPLVGTLFVYTVGAIFFALDGHHDLLRILAASLDAVPLGAYAMTYSPAAAGALLGAAATAAFGIGGAVILVMFIADLAISLLSRTVPQMNVLVLGFQVKTILLLLTLPATFAVGGSLFVRFVAMMLEAIPRLA; encoded by the coding sequence ATGCTGATGAGCCTGCGCGTCGCCCCTGCCCTGTCATTCGCTCCACCTTTTGCGCTCATCCGGGTTCCGGCGCTCCCGCGCGCGCTGTTCGGAATGGGACTGGCCGCCTGTCTCATTTCGGGCCGCCCGGAACTCATTCCCACAAGTTTGCAATCGGGCGCAATCGCCGCAGCAGCCGCCCGTGAGCTCATCCTGGGCGGCCTTTTCGCAACCGCGCTCCACCTCTCCTTCTCGGGCCTCTACATCATCGGCCGCACGATCGACATCCAGGCCGGCTTCGGCCTCTCGCTGCTGATCGATCCGACGACCCGAGGCCAAACGCCACTGGTCGGAACCCTCTTCGTTTACACGGTCGGCGCCATCTTCTTCGCGCTCGACGGCCATCATGACCTGCTGCGGATCCTCGCCGCGTCGCTCGATGCCGTTCCCCTGGGCGCCTATGCGATGACCTATTCACCGGCCGCCGCCGGTGCGCTGCTCGGCGCTGCAGCTACCGCCGCGTTTGGCATCGGCGGAGCGGTCATCCTCGTCATGTTCATTGCCGACCTTGCGATCTCGCTCCTCTCGCGAACCGTCCCGCAGATGAATGTCCTGGTGCTCGGCTTCCAGGTCAAGACGATCCTGCTGCTCCTCACACTGCCGGCGACATTCGCGGTCGGCGGTAGCCTGTTCGTCCGGTTCGTCGCGATGATGCTCGAAGCGATACCGAGGCTTGCATGA
- a CDS encoding flagellar biosynthetic protein FliQ, with the protein MNALLWTSLIVAGPILAAALIIGLAISVLQVATQLQEMTLSYVPKLAASAAVLILLGPWMLEHVRQFAISVLLKIPEVAG; encoded by the coding sequence ATGAACGCGCTGCTGTGGACGAGTCTGATCGTGGCAGGCCCGATCCTGGCTGCCGCCCTAATCATCGGCCTCGCCATCAGCGTCCTGCAGGTCGCCACGCAGTTGCAGGAGATGACCCTCAGCTATGTGCCCAAGCTCGCAGCCTCCGCGGCCGTACTGATTCTGCTCGGGCCCTGGATGCTCGAGCACGTACGGCAGTTTGCGATCTCGGTTCTGCTGAAGATACCCGAGGTCGCGGGCTGA
- a CDS encoding phage integrase central domain-containing protein, producing MLCDGRDPNVAKRPKVEANIEASRQTFERVAREWHGNAKAQWAAIHASDIIRSLERDVFPRIGSLPIAQLTPPLILGVLREIVATGHILSFARTVIRNPDRKRPAVRRANGWPRKLRPEKGDQKA from the coding sequence ATGCTGTGCGACGGACGGGATCCCAATGTCGCGAAGCGTCCGAAGGTCGAGGCGAACATCGAGGCCTCACGCCAGACGTTCGAGCGGGTGGCTCGCGAGTGGCACGGAAATGCGAAGGCTCAGTGGGCAGCGATCCATGCCAGCGACATCATCCGCAGCCTCGAGCGCGATGTTTTTCCAAGGATCGGCTCCCTGCCGATCGCGCAACTCACCCCGCCGCTTATCCTCGGCGTCCTGCGGGAGATCGTCGCCACCGGCCATATTCTCTCGTTCGCACGCACCGTGATCCGAAATCCCGACAGAAAAAGGCCAGCCGTTCGGCGGGCGAACGGCTGGCCGAGAAAGCTACGCCCGGAGAAGGGAGATCAGAAGGCGTAG
- a CDS encoding TonB-dependent receptor, with the protein MNGTRRLKMILSLSGALASIAAAAPALAQDDATGASPDTAADAALPQEAAQDIVVTGFRASLNSALNLKRNETATIDAIKAEDIAEFPDLNLAESLQRIPGVAISRVNGEGRNISVRGLGPEYTRVRINGMEAIGTTGGTDNSGGVNRGRGFDFNIFSSDLFNNLSVRKTATADVEEGSLGGTVDLQTSRPLDYRKPTAVLSAAASYNDLKQKVTPRLSGLVTTQTEDGTFGVLLSVAYEERKLIEEGANITRWTYGGFNGGFNPASTLPGYTIGQINNNDPDTALFHPRIPGLVSYDISQKRLGGAGSIQFKPTDRTLVSIDALYSRLDGTRKEAQLQAISFSRSGSGKPQTIIRDGVVDENNNIVSGTFDRVDLRSQARYDILKTEFYQVTGAVDHEFSDRFKIGLMGGYAKSDFTNPIQTTVTIDAINTPGFQYDFSTRFPTISPGVDVTNPNSFAFLSGTSEVRIRPQTVTNAFTTAKGFVEWKAHDVVTLKAGVDWRKFEYDSTERRRLSGETVVAPLTAAQLAGMTTLFDGFGKGLNVPAGTPTAWIVPDLNAFIDQGGIYTNPLYATGGVENATARGSYITVTEEDTGAWGMTQFNLDTFGVPIRGDIGLRYVNTDQVSTGYASQGTAINLVQADRSYDRWLPSLNLVGNITDDLQVRFAAAKTLARAGISSLSPGGNLNVSGGNRSFSSGNPDLQPISSKNLDVSIEWYPTPGAIYAVSGFRKDIGTFVQSLSVGVPYASLGLPDSLLNGTTASPSDIFIVNQPVNSSGGILKGFEVNVQQPFSFLPGLLANFGVLANYTYVTSNIEYLTAADGSSSVTAPLVGLSKHAANGTLYYETKRFQIRGSVAYRSKYLTAVPGTEGNAFNGTNRTINLDAQVSYNLTEKLKLSIEAINLTDEENDQFVDETNRLSVLTHSGRQFNFGVRYAF; encoded by the coding sequence ATGAATGGCACGCGTCGACTGAAGATGATCCTGAGCCTTTCGGGCGCGCTGGCATCAATAGCTGCCGCGGCACCGGCCTTGGCACAGGACGATGCGACCGGCGCATCGCCGGACACCGCGGCCGACGCGGCATTGCCGCAAGAGGCCGCGCAGGACATCGTCGTCACCGGCTTCCGCGCCAGCCTCAACAGCGCGCTGAACCTCAAGCGCAACGAGACCGCCACGATCGACGCGATCAAGGCGGAGGACATTGCGGAATTTCCCGATCTCAACCTCGCCGAATCCCTGCAGCGCATCCCGGGCGTGGCGATCAGCCGCGTCAACGGCGAGGGCCGCAACATCTCGGTCAGGGGTCTCGGGCCCGAATATACCCGCGTCCGCATCAACGGCATGGAAGCGATCGGCACCACCGGCGGCACCGACAATTCGGGCGGCGTCAACCGCGGTCGCGGCTTCGATTTCAACATCTTCTCGTCGGACCTGTTCAACAACCTCTCGGTCCGCAAGACGGCCACGGCCGACGTGGAGGAAGGGTCGCTGGGCGGCACGGTCGATCTCCAGACCTCGCGGCCGCTCGACTATCGCAAGCCCACGGCGGTGCTCTCCGCCGCGGCCAGCTACAACGATCTCAAGCAGAAGGTGACGCCACGGCTCTCGGGCCTCGTCACCACACAGACCGAGGACGGCACGTTCGGCGTGCTGCTGTCGGTCGCCTATGAGGAGCGCAAGCTGATCGAGGAAGGCGCGAACATCACGCGCTGGACCTATGGCGGCTTCAACGGGGGCTTCAATCCTGCCTCGACCCTGCCAGGCTATACGATCGGACAGATCAACAACAACGATCCCGACACCGCGCTCTTCCACCCGCGCATTCCGGGCCTGGTGAGCTACGATATCTCCCAGAAGCGCCTCGGCGGCGCCGGCTCGATCCAGTTCAAGCCCACCGACCGCACATTGGTGTCGATCGACGCGCTTTATTCGCGGCTCGACGGCACCCGCAAGGAAGCGCAGCTTCAGGCGATCAGCTTCAGCCGTTCCGGCTCGGGCAAGCCCCAGACGATCATCCGCGACGGTGTGGTCGACGAGAACAACAACATCGTCTCGGGCACCTTCGACCGTGTCGACCTGCGCTCGCAGGCGCGCTACGACATCCTCAAGACCGAATTCTACCAGGTCACCGGCGCGGTCGACCATGAGTTCAGCGACCGCTTCAAGATCGGCCTGATGGGCGGCTACGCCAAATCGGACTTCACCAATCCGATCCAGACGACAGTGACGATCGACGCGATCAACACGCCTGGCTTCCAATATGATTTCTCCACCCGCTTCCCGACGATTTCGCCGGGCGTGGACGTGACCAATCCGAACAGCTTCGCCTTCCTCAGCGGCACATCCGAAGTGCGCATCCGTCCGCAGACGGTGACCAACGCCTTCACCACCGCCAAGGGCTTCGTCGAGTGGAAGGCGCATGACGTCGTCACGCTCAAGGCGGGCGTCGACTGGCGCAAGTTCGAATATGATTCGACGGAGCGCCGCCGGCTGTCGGGCGAAACCGTGGTCGCGCCGCTGACCGCCGCGCAGCTTGCCGGCATGACGACCTTGTTCGATGGCTTCGGCAAGGGGCTGAACGTGCCGGCCGGCACGCCGACCGCATGGATCGTCCCTGATCTCAACGCCTTCATCGATCAGGGTGGCATCTACACCAATCCGCTCTACGCGACCGGCGGCGTCGAGAACGCCACCGCGCGCGGCTCCTACATCACCGTTACAGAGGAAGACACCGGCGCCTGGGGCATGACGCAGTTCAACCTCGACACGTTCGGCGTGCCGATCCGCGGCGATATCGGCCTGCGCTACGTCAACACCGACCAGGTCTCGACCGGCTATGCCAGCCAGGGCACCGCGATCAACCTCGTCCAGGCGGATCGCAGCTATGACCGCTGGCTGCCCTCGCTCAACCTCGTCGGCAACATCACCGACGATCTGCAAGTGCGCTTCGCCGCCGCCAAGACGCTGGCGCGCGCCGGCATCTCGTCGCTCAGCCCCGGCGGCAACCTCAACGTCTCGGGCGGCAATCGCAGCTTCAGCTCCGGCAATCCTGACCTTCAGCCGATCTCGTCGAAGAATCTCGACGTGTCGATCGAATGGTACCCCACGCCGGGCGCGATCTATGCGGTTTCGGGCTTCCGAAAGGATATCGGCACCTTCGTCCAGTCGCTGAGCGTGGGCGTGCCCTATGCCAGCCTAGGCCTGCCGGATTCGCTGCTGAACGGCACCACCGCCTCGCCCAGCGATATCTTCATCGTCAACCAGCCGGTCAATTCGTCGGGCGGCATCCTCAAGGGCTTCGAGGTCAACGTCCAGCAGCCCTTCAGCTTCCTGCCGGGCTTGCTCGCCAATTTCGGCGTCCTGGCGAACTACACCTACGTCACCTCGAACATCGAATATCTGACCGCGGCGGACGGCAGTTCCTCGGTCACCGCGCCGCTGGTCGGCCTTTCCAAGCACGCCGCCAACGGCACGCTCTATTACGAAACCAAGCGCTTCCAGATCCGCGGCTCGGTGGCCTACCGCTCGAAGTATCTCACCGCAGTGCCGGGCACCGAGGGCAATGCCTTCAACGGCACCAACCGTACCATCAACCTCGACGCGCAGGTCAGCTACAACCTCACCGAGAAGCTCAAGCTGAGCATCGAGGCGATCAACCTCACCGACGAGGAGAACGACCAGTTCGTCGACGAGACCAATCGCCTGAGCGTGCTGACGCACAGCGGCCGCCAGTTCAACTTCGGAGTACGCTACGCCTTCTGA
- a CDS encoding MFS transporter, with product MFRAAAADAAEKPSHVRHRIIALIFIITSINYADRATFSIAGNAAAGELGLGSVQMGFILSAFAWAYVLAQIPGGALLDRFGTKRIYAGAIALWSVFTALQGTVGFLVGLPIVTTLFALRFLVGLAEAPSFPGNARLVAAWFPGPERGTASAIFNSSQYFALVAFAPLMGLLVHSFGWRSVFWVMGALGLVATAVFLRYIHSPARHPAINAAELAHIEAGGGLIHMEDRGSGPAKASTFTWANIRQLLANRMMLGIYLGQYCINVLTYFFVTWFPIYLVKERGLNILEAGFAAAAPALCGFAGGLVGGFASDYILKRTGSLDMARKGPLVFGMLLATMIIACVWVEQEWLVVTLMAVAFFGKGVASLGWAVMADVAPKQLAGLSGGVFNMFGNIAGIVTPIVVGYIVAMTGSFDLALVFVGAHCLLTIFAFLVIVGPIRRLELK from the coding sequence TTGTTCCGAGCTGCAGCCGCCGACGCCGCCGAGAAACCGAGCCACGTCCGCCACCGGATCATTGCGCTGATCTTCATCATCACGTCGATCAACTATGCCGATCGCGCAACATTCTCGATCGCGGGCAACGCCGCCGCGGGCGAGCTGGGTCTGGGCTCGGTGCAGATGGGCTTCATCCTCTCCGCCTTCGCCTGGGCCTATGTGCTGGCGCAGATTCCCGGCGGCGCGCTGCTCGACCGGTTCGGCACCAAGCGCATTTATGCGGGTGCCATCGCGCTCTGGTCCGTCTTCACCGCGCTGCAGGGCACGGTGGGATTCCTCGTCGGGCTGCCGATCGTCACTACCTTGTTCGCATTACGCTTCCTGGTCGGGCTTGCCGAGGCGCCGTCCTTCCCGGGCAATGCGCGGCTGGTCGCCGCCTGGTTCCCGGGGCCGGAACGCGGCACCGCCTCGGCGATCTTCAATTCCTCGCAGTATTTCGCGCTGGTCGCGTTCGCGCCGCTAATGGGCTTGCTGGTGCACAGCTTCGGCTGGCGATCGGTGTTCTGGGTGATGGGCGCGCTCGGCCTAGTCGCGACCGCGGTGTTCCTGCGCTACATCCACAGCCCGGCGCGGCACCCCGCGATCAACGCCGCCGAACTGGCGCATATCGAGGCGGGGGGTGGCCTGATCCACATGGAGGATCGGGGATCCGGCCCCGCGAAGGCTTCGACCTTCACCTGGGCCAATATCCGCCAGCTCCTCGCCAACCGGATGATGCTCGGCATCTATCTCGGCCAATATTGCATCAATGTGCTGACCTATTTCTTCGTCACCTGGTTCCCGATCTACCTGGTCAAGGAACGCGGCCTCAACATATTGGAGGCCGGCTTCGCCGCCGCCGCGCCGGCGCTGTGCGGCTTCGCGGGCGGGCTCGTGGGCGGCTTCGCGTCGGACTATATCCTCAAGCGCACCGGATCGCTGGATATGGCGCGCAAGGGCCCGCTGGTGTTCGGCATGCTGCTCGCGACCATGATCATCGCCTGCGTGTGGGTGGAGCAGGAATGGCTGGTGGTGACGCTGATGGCGGTAGCTTTCTTCGGCAAGGGCGTCGCCTCGCTCGGCTGGGCGGTGATGGCGGATGTCGCGCCGAAGCAGCTTGCCGGACTTTCTGGCGGCGTTTTCAACATGTTCGGCAATATTGCAGGGATCGTCACGCCGATTGTCGTCGGCTACATCGTCGCGATGACCGGATCGTTCGACCTCGCGCTCGTCTTCGTCGGCGCGCACTGCCTGCTGACCATCTTCGCCTTCCTCGTCATCGTCGGTCCGATCCGCCGGCTGGAACTGAAGTAA